A region of Ictalurus furcatus strain D&B chromosome 1, Billie_1.0, whole genome shotgun sequence DNA encodes the following proteins:
- the ciarta gene encoding circadian associated repressor of transcription a gives MQSVESTSSRVSPDCLNFADDDSEVFLSEDERSEVTGGHSRSALSSSSSGLGWSSSESEREKENKTVGGTQGDLQFAQKCMELQGFVRPLLELLNGLKKGRFDKGLSSFQQSVAMDRIQRIVGVLQKPHIGEKYLPTLLQVEMMLKLWFPQVSLQATGTSASGQLSGQGPSSGSTPPHKQKDQLHIPVKKRRLSWSDADSSPTPTPVPCKCFHIKGQEKEQQSRGLSVSSAPASHSVGQSDSSGEEKSRPVGLRCAEPGLTWVHVAPILSPHKSCPSVHVRGGDGKDIGNSHFLLAAPPPASRSSPAMQDSSISSTTPCSEPATYQIQPEMVTPTARRSQSPPITEQLSSLLQT, from the exons ATGCAGTCAGTAGAAAGCACGTCCTCTCGGGTGTCGCCCGATTGTCTAAACTTTGCCGATGACGACTCGGAGGTGTTCCTGTCGGAGGATGAGAGGTCCGAAGTCACCGGAGGTCACAGTAGATCGGCCTTGTCCTCCTCTTCCTCGGGACTGGGATGGAGCAGCtcagagagcgagcgagagaagGAGAACAAGACGGTCGGAGGCACGCAGGGAGACCTGCAGTTTGCCCAGAAA tgtatgGAGCTTCAGGGTTTCGTCCGGCCGCTTCTGGAACTTTTGAACGGACTCAAGAAAGGACGATTTGATAAAG GCCTAAGCAGTTTCCAGCAGAGTGTGGCCATGGACCGAATCCAGAGGATCGTAGGAGTGCTGCAGAAGCCACACATCGG GGAGAAGTATTTGCCCACTCTGCTGCAGGTGGAGATGATGCTAAAGCTCTGGTTCCCGCAAGTGAGCCTTCAAGCTACAGGTACAAGTGCGTCAGGACAGCTTTCAGGACAGGGCCCATCCAGCGGCAGCACACCTCCGCACAAGCAGAAAGACCAACTGCACATTCCGGTTAAG aaGCGAAGGCTAAGTTGGTCAGACGCAGACTCTTCCCCTACTCCAACTCCTGTTCCATGTAAGTGCTTCCACATAAAAGGTCAGGAGAAAGAACAACAAAGCCGGGGTTTGTCCGTTAGCTCTGCGCCAGCATCCCACAGCGTCGGCCAATCCGATAGCAGCGGTGAGGAAAAATCAAGACCCGTCGGCCTCCGTTGCGCCGAGCCAGGCCTGACCTGGGTCCACGTCGCCCCGATCCTTTCTCCACACAAGTCTTGTCCCTCCGTCCATGTGCGAGGAGGTGATGGCAAAGACATCGGAAATAGCCACTTTCTACTCGCAGCTCCTCCTCCCGCCAGCAGGAGCAGTCCAGCCATGCAGGACAGCTCCATCTCCTCGACTACACCCTGCTCCGAACCAGCGACGTACCAAATCCAGCCAGAGATGGTGACTCCGACCGCGCGGCGGAGTCAGTCTCCTCCAATCACAGAGCAGCTTTCAAGCCTGTTACAAACTTAA